The DNA region GCGCGGCCCGAGGCGCGGCGCGTCATCGAAATAATCTTGCACGGCGCCGCCGTCGGCCGCCGACGAAGGCGGAGCCGGAGCGTCAGACAGATACTCGGACGTTTTGGGGACGATGGCTGGCGCTGCGGGCGGGCTGGAGCTGCGGTTGAAGAACAGCAGCCCGCCGTTGATGGCGATGATCAACACCAGCACGCTGGCCAGAAGCTTGGTGGACATGCCGAACAGGCGGCCCGAGCCGGTGCCGAGGGCCTGACGCGGCGTTTCGTCGACGATGCTACGGGCTTCGCTGAACGAGTTCACTCCCGCGCCGGTCTGACTGTGGCTGCCGAACTCCTCGGCGCGGTTCGCGGCCGCCTTGAGTTTGGCGCGGCGTGCGTCCGCCACGAAATCGCGCCGCAGCCGGTCGATCGGCGATTCCGGCGCGTCGGCCACGTGCGAGGCTGGTTCGGAGAGCGGCGACCCGTCGGAGGCCATGCCGTCGTCCTCCGCAACGCCATTGGTTCCGAAGCTCGTGAAACGGGTATCCCGGAACCCATACGCCGTTTCGGCGGAGGCGTTCGGCTCCGCAATGCGGGAGCCTTCGCTTGCATACGCGGCCTCGAGCGGCGGCGGACCGAGAACGGGCTCGTGCACCGCGGCCAGAATGTCCGCAGCCTGCGACGGCCCCCGCTTCTGCCGCAGCTCCAGCGCGTCCATGCGGTCGAGCACCGTGACGAGGGCCTGCTGCAGCGTATCCAGCATGGAGAAGGCGGTCTGCTCGCTCTGGCGCTGCTCCTGGATTGCCTGCTCGAGAAGCCCCTTGAGCGCGTCGTAGCGGTCGGCCTGCGCACTCACCCGCCCGGAGAGGTCGGTCACCAGGGACGTGGCCTGTGCCTCCGCTTCGCGCCGGTCCGTGATAGACGCCTCGATCAACGCCCGCAGCTCCTCGTGGCGCCGGGCCTCTGCATCGGCGCCGTCGTCGGGGCGGTGCGCGAGGCGGCTCTGCACTTCGTCGGCGGTGCGCCTGGCGACGGCCTCGAGGTCGGCGGTGAACCGGCTGTTGTAGTCGAGCAGCTTGCCGATGCGCTCGTCCGAAACCTGCGCCATGACATTGCGCACGTCGCTCTCGATGCTGTCGATGCGCGTCACATGACGCTCGAGCTCGTCGAGCTTGTCGCCGAGATCGTTGACGTGCACCTCGATGAGCCGCAGGCCCTCGAGGTCGTCAAGCCTGACGACGTCCTTGAGCGCGGCGCTCATCTGCCGCTGAAACGTGTCGAGACGCTCTTCGAGCAACGAGACTGTGCCTGTGGGCTTCACGTCCTGCAGCGCCCGCGTGATCTTGTCGGTAAGGTCATCGAGGCGCGAGCCGAACCAGTCCCGTTGGTCCTGCGCTTGCACGCGAGCCGCTGGCTGCAGCGCCGTCGTCTCATAGCTGCGCATCAGTTGTTCGGCACTGTTGGTGTCCCAGGGCTCGTCGCCGGCTTCATCGAGCAGCATGTGGCGGCGCCGGGGCAGCGCGGACGGCGGGGCGGCGGCTCGCAGCACGCGCAGCCGCTCGACGATGTTGGCGAGGATCTCGCTCTGCTGGCGCTGCGTGCTCTCGATCTCGCGTGCGAGGTCGTCGATGAGGCTCGGCGTCCCGTCCTGTCCGGCGGGGCCGTAAGCGCTTCGCCGCGCGGGCTGAGTCTCC from Hyphomicrobium sp. CS1GBMeth3 includes:
- a CDS encoding SEL1-like repeat protein, translated to MLLFDQETQPARRSAYGPAGQDGTPSLIDDLAREIESTQRQQSEILANIVERLRVLRAAAPPSALPRRRHMLLDEAGDEPWDTNSAEQLMRSYETTALQPAARVQAQDQRDWFGSRLDDLTDKITRALQDVKPTGTVSLLEERLDTFQRQMSAALKDVVRLDDLEGLRLIEVHVNDLGDKLDELERHVTRIDSIESDVRNVMAQVSDERIGKLLDYNSRFTADLEAVARRTADEVQSRLAHRPDDGADAEARRHEELRALIEASITDRREAEAQATSLVTDLSGRVSAQADRYDALKGLLEQAIQEQRQSEQTAFSMLDTLQQALVTVLDRMDALELRQKRGPSQAADILAAVHEPVLGPPPLEAAYASEGSRIAEPNASAETAYGFRDTRFTSFGTNGVAEDDGMASDGSPLSEPASHVADAPESPIDRLRRDFVADARRAKLKAAANRAEEFGSHSQTGAGVNSFSEARSIVDETPRQALGTGSGRLFGMSTKLLASVLVLIIAINGGLLFFNRSSSPPAAPAIVPKTSEYLSDAPAPPSSAADGGAVQDYFDDAPRLGPRSEAAPDGALKEPSMAPYGFHDDVLTPSELAATDVAAPANAPRGMTIDAQGTTLPVATAAGIYEQQVLASLSGHLGQVAAGHPPSAFLPEQGGRMTAAYPAPELSPHDEGASTRSALELPPATVGPMSLRVAAANGDPSAEFEVAARLAEGKGTGQDYAEALRWYQRSAAKGFAQSQYRVGTLYERGLGVGKDIERAKIWYARAAENGNVKAMHNLAVLIAGEQSQPDYKAALPWFLKAAEHGLADSQYNLGVLLENGLGAKVDRVSAYKWYALAAEAGDPDAIGRRDALRGEFDAAALASADAMVTEFQPRRASPLANDARTAGEDWKKRVNNDTNI